From the Nonlabens marinus S1-08 genome, one window contains:
- the prfA gene encoding peptide chain release factor 1, with product MLDKLNIVKNRFDEVNDLIIQPDIISDQKRYVALTKEYKDLKDLMDKREEYVELTANLEEAQEILADGSDPDMVEMAQMQLDEAKEAIPKLEEEIRMMMIPKDPEDAKNAVMEIRAGTGGDEASIFAGDLYRMYEKYCSSKGWSTNVVDTSHGTSGGYKEIIFEVNGDDVYGILKFEAGVHRVQRVPQTETQGRVHTSAATVMVLPEAEEFDVQLDMSEVRIERTTSTGPGGQSVNTTYSAIKLHHEPTGMIVSCQDEKSSHKNLEKALKVLRSRLYEIELAKKMEADSAKRKSMVSSGDRSAKIRTYNYSQGRVTDHRINLTLYDLDNIINGDIQKILDELQLVHNTEKMQMNDDGI from the coding sequence ATGCTAGATAAATTAAACATTGTAAAAAATAGGTTTGACGAGGTGAATGATTTGATCATTCAGCCAGATATTATCTCTGATCAAAAGAGGTACGTCGCTTTAACTAAGGAATATAAGGACCTCAAAGACTTGATGGATAAGCGTGAGGAATATGTGGAACTTACCGCTAATCTTGAAGAAGCCCAAGAAATCCTTGCTGATGGTAGCGATCCAGACATGGTCGAGATGGCACAAATGCAGCTGGATGAAGCCAAGGAAGCCATTCCAAAACTGGAAGAGGAAATACGCATGATGATGATCCCTAAGGATCCTGAAGATGCTAAAAATGCGGTCATGGAAATACGTGCAGGGACTGGTGGCGATGAAGCCAGTATTTTTGCAGGTGATTTATACCGTATGTATGAGAAGTATTGTTCCTCTAAAGGCTGGAGCACTAACGTGGTGGATACCAGTCACGGTACCAGTGGCGGATACAAAGAGATCATTTTTGAAGTGAACGGCGATGACGTTTACGGCATCTTAAAGTTTGAAGCTGGAGTACACCGCGTACAGCGCGTTCCACAAACTGAAACTCAAGGTCGTGTACACACAAGTGCCGCTACCGTTATGGTGCTTCCTGAAGCAGAAGAATTTGACGTACAACTAGACATGAGTGAAGTACGTATTGAGCGTACCACATCTACTGGTCCTGGAGGGCAATCTGTTAACACAACGTATTCTGCTATTAAACTACACCACGAGCCTACAGGAATGATCGTGAGTTGTCAGGATGAGAAATCATCACACAAGAATCTTGAAAAAGCGTTAAAAGTATTACGCTCTCGCTTGTATGAGATTGAACTGGCAAAGAAAATGGAGGCCGACAGTGCCAAGCGTAAAAGCATGGTGAGCAGTGGTGACCGTAGTGCCAAAATACGCACCTATAACTACTCGCAAGGACGTGTAACCGACCATAGAATCAATTTGACACTGTATGATCTAGACAATATCATTAACGGTGATATCCAGAAGATTCTAGATGAATTACAACTGGTTCACAATACGGAGAAGATGCAGATGAATGACGATGGGATTTAG
- a CDS encoding SulP family inorganic anion transporter: MKLFSNFTSNPKNDILAGITVSLAMIPEVVAFAFVAGIDPLVALSGAFIIGLITALFGGRPGLISGAAGAVAVIFVDLIIKGHEKGMLMENPIENMGLYYLFAAVILMGVIQILAGVFKIGKFVRLIPHPVMMGFVNGLAIVIFLAQVEMFSHKNLVIGAGGVKKYVSTYMQGTELWIMMGLVALTMGIIWVLPKLTKKIPAALTAILITTAVVVLTGMDVSTVGSYIIEGGGTGLKGEVPTPNLELWENLPIGYDTFKFILPYAFLAAAVGLIESLMTMNLVDELTETRGSGNRECVAQGAGNIVSGLFGGTGGCGMIGQTVININAGGRGRLSGVMMAVTLLVFILFTDKLIEQVPIAALIGVMFMMVIETFAWSSFRILRKIPLSDAFVLIIVSIVTVVFDLAIAVFVGVIISALVFAWESAKRIRARKSMKDDGTKVYEIWGPLFFGSVTDFNKKFDPKNDPDKVEIDFIEARVQDHSGIEALRGVANKYLDLGKDIKLTHLSPECKELLMRRNPEFETIIETSIEDPRYHIATDLLDAEV; encoded by the coding sequence ATGAAGCTTTTCAGCAATTTCACAAGCAATCCTAAAAACGATATTTTAGCAGGGATTACAGTATCTCTAGCAATGATTCCAGAGGTGGTTGCTTTTGCTTTTGTAGCAGGTATTGATCCATTAGTAGCTCTTTCGGGTGCATTTATCATTGGTTTAATCACAGCTCTTTTTGGTGGTCGTCCAGGATTAATCTCTGGTGCTGCAGGTGCGGTGGCGGTAATTTTTGTTGATCTAATCATTAAAGGGCACGAGAAAGGGATGTTGATGGAAAATCCTATTGAAAATATGGGGTTGTACTATCTGTTCGCTGCTGTCATTCTAATGGGAGTAATTCAAATCTTAGCCGGAGTTTTTAAAATAGGAAAATTTGTGAGATTGATTCCGCATCCAGTGATGATGGGATTTGTAAATGGTCTCGCTATCGTCATTTTTCTGGCTCAGGTGGAGATGTTTTCTCATAAAAACCTAGTCATAGGAGCAGGTGGAGTAAAAAAATACGTGAGTACTTACATGCAAGGTACAGAGCTCTGGATCATGATGGGGCTTGTAGCTTTGACCATGGGAATCATTTGGGTGTTGCCTAAACTCACTAAAAAGATTCCAGCAGCCCTAACTGCAATTCTCATCACCACTGCTGTGGTTGTTTTGACCGGTATGGATGTGAGCACCGTAGGTTCTTACATCATTGAAGGCGGCGGTACTGGACTCAAAGGCGAAGTCCCTACACCAAATCTCGAATTGTGGGAAAACCTACCTATAGGATATGATACATTCAAATTTATACTACCCTATGCATTTCTAGCTGCAGCAGTAGGTCTGATTGAGTCACTGATGACGATGAACCTGGTCGATGAATTGACGGAGACTCGCGGTAGTGGTAACCGAGAGTGTGTAGCCCAAGGTGCGGGTAATATAGTTAGTGGGCTCTTCGGTGGGACAGGAGGTTGCGGAATGATAGGTCAGACGGTGATTAATATCAATGCTGGTGGGCGAGGGCGCTTATCTGGAGTTATGATGGCGGTTACTTTACTGGTCTTTATACTCTTTACTGACAAATTGATAGAACAAGTACCTATTGCAGCATTGATAGGGGTCATGTTTATGATGGTCATTGAAACTTTTGCCTGGTCCAGTTTTAGGATATTAAGAAAAATCCCATTGTCTGACGCGTTTGTTCTCATAATAGTTTCTATCGTGACTGTTGTATTTGACTTAGCTATTGCGGTTTTCGTCGGCGTTATTATCTCAGCTTTGGTGTTTGCCTGGGAAAGCGCAAAACGCATCAGGGCTCGCAAGAGTATGAAGGATGATGGAACTAAAGTTTATGAGATTTGGGGACCTTTATTCTTTGGGTCGGTCACCGATTTTAATAAGAAATTTGACCCTAAAAATGATCCCGATAAAGTGGAAATCGACTTTATAGAAGCTCGTGTTCAGGATCATTCTGGTATCGAGGCATTGCGAGGGGTAGCCAACAAATACCTGGATTTAGGAAAAGATATTAAATTAACGCACTTGAGCCCAGAATGTAAGGAGCTTTTGATGCGCAGGAACCCAGAATTTGAAACCATTATTGAGACCAGCATTGAAGACCCTCGTTATCATATAGCGACAGATTTACTGGATGCTGAAGTCTAG
- a CDS encoding GNAT family N-acetyltransferase codes for MKETDSYKYLNAKPDQISAALELLKIAALRLQFKQLSQWSYWLDPPQERLEWLKQGFENKEYFFLELDSKIIAMYRLMELDLKYWGERSDSAYYIHSLVVHPDYKGQGIGAQIIRKIHELAVTNHKQFLRLDCDASNPALCDYYRQLGFDEVGLIHLELSVNRQFQRSV; via the coding sequence TTGAAAGAAACAGACTCATATAAGTACCTCAATGCAAAGCCAGATCAAATATCAGCGGCATTAGAGCTTTTGAAAATTGCCGCTTTGCGACTTCAGTTCAAGCAATTATCACAGTGGAGTTACTGGCTGGATCCACCTCAGGAGCGGCTGGAGTGGCTCAAACAAGGATTTGAAAACAAGGAATACTTTTTCTTAGAGCTTGATTCTAAAATCATTGCGATGTACCGCCTTATGGAGCTTGATTTGAAATACTGGGGAGAACGTAGCGACAGTGCTTACTATATTCATTCTCTTGTTGTACATCCAGATTATAAAGGGCAAGGTATAGGTGCTCAAATAATTCGAAAAATACATGAGCTTGCGGTGACTAACCATAAACAATTCCTGCGATTGGATTGCGATGCGTCAAATCCTGCCTTATGCGATTACTATAGGCAATTAGGGTTTGATGAGGTTGGATTAATACATTTGGAACTATCAGTAAATAGACAATTCCAGCGATCTGTATAA
- a CDS encoding SIMPL domain-containing protein, giving the protein MKNSIPAIIFGLAIVIAAAFLGNAFMNRNHKQGTIDVTGLGSQDFVSDLIVWEGRFTASSPILSDAYAELARNKKTIESYLKTKGLSDSMLVFSAVNTAEKTAPIYGSNGNYQGSNFVGYELSQTINVQSNNVEKIERISREVTELLNQGVQLYSRAPRYYYTKLSDLKIEMISKATEDARIRAEQIAKNSGGTLGDLQSADMGVFQITGQNSSEDYSWGGTYNTSSKEKTASITMKLVYETD; this is encoded by the coding sequence ATGAAAAACTCCATTCCTGCCATCATTTTTGGACTTGCTATAGTAATCGCTGCTGCATTTTTAGGCAATGCGTTTATGAATCGCAATCACAAACAGGGCACTATTGACGTGACTGGATTAGGCAGTCAAGATTTTGTATCTGATTTGATCGTTTGGGAAGGAAGGTTTACTGCCAGCAGTCCTATACTCAGTGATGCGTATGCTGAGCTCGCGAGAAATAAGAAAACTATTGAAAGTTATTTAAAAACTAAAGGCTTGAGTGATTCCATGTTAGTTTTCAGCGCTGTAAATACGGCGGAAAAAACGGCTCCAATTTATGGAAGTAACGGTAATTACCAAGGATCAAACTTCGTTGGCTATGAACTCTCGCAAACCATCAATGTGCAGTCTAATAATGTAGAAAAAATTGAGCGCATTTCCAGAGAGGTTACGGAATTGCTCAATCAAGGTGTACAGCTGTACTCGCGAGCACCACGCTATTACTATACTAAACTCTCTGATCTTAAAATAGAAATGATTTCTAAGGCTACTGAGGATGCACGTATCCGGGCAGAGCAAATCGCAAAAAACTCTGGTGGCACCTTAGGTGATTTACAATCTGCAGATATGGGCGTGTTCCAAATTACCGGTCAAAATAGTTCAGAGGATTACAGCTGGGGCGGTACTTATAATACCAGCTCTAAAGAAAAAACCGCTTCCATCACCATGAAACTGGTATATGAAACGGATTAG
- a CDS encoding acyl-CoA carboxylase subunit beta, protein MDLDFNKNEDHNKMLLSAMKQKLAEVHKGGGEKRIAKHHSKGKMTAHERINYLLDDAEKAIEIAAFAGDGMYEEHGGCPSGGVVVKIGHVQGRQVIVVANDATVKAGAWFPITGKKNLRAQEIAMENRLPIIYLVDSAGVYLPMQDEIFPDKEHFGRIFRNNAVMSSMGITQIAAVMGSCVAGGAYLPIMSDEALIVDKTGSIFLAGSYLVKAAIGESIDNETLGGATTHCEISGVTDYKAKDDKDALDKIKRLLDKIGDYDKAGFSKVKAVKPGKDPEELFGVLPRERNAQYDMMEIIERMIDADTFEEYKAGYGQTIITGYARIDGWAVGIVANQRKIVKTKKGEMQFGGVIYSDSADKATRFIANCNQKKVPLVFLQDVTGFMVGSKSEHGGIIKDGAKMVSAVSNSVVPKFTVVIGNSYGAGNYAMCGKAYDPRLIFAWPSAELAVMSGNSAAKVLMQIEKASLEKSGNKLTEEEEKELFAKTKNRYDEQVSPYYAASRIWTDGIIDPRDTRKWISMGIEAANHAPITKDFNLGVIQT, encoded by the coding sequence ATGGATCTAGACTTCAATAAAAACGAAGATCACAACAAGATGTTACTGTCTGCAATGAAACAAAAGCTGGCAGAAGTACATAAAGGTGGCGGCGAGAAGCGCATTGCCAAACACCATTCTAAAGGAAAAATGACCGCTCACGAGCGTATAAATTACCTGCTAGATGATGCTGAAAAAGCTATTGAAATAGCAGCATTTGCAGGAGATGGAATGTATGAAGAGCATGGCGGCTGTCCTAGCGGTGGTGTTGTAGTTAAAATAGGTCACGTACAAGGCAGGCAAGTGATTGTCGTGGCAAATGATGCTACTGTAAAAGCTGGAGCTTGGTTTCCTATTACGGGTAAAAAGAACTTGAGAGCGCAAGAGATTGCGATGGAAAATAGGTTGCCTATTATTTACCTTGTGGATAGTGCTGGGGTTTATTTGCCTATGCAGGACGAGATCTTCCCAGATAAAGAACACTTTGGGCGCATTTTTAGAAATAACGCCGTGATGAGCAGCATGGGAATCACCCAGATTGCTGCGGTGATGGGAAGTTGTGTGGCCGGTGGAGCCTATTTACCTATCATGAGTGATGAGGCGTTGATCGTAGACAAAACAGGAAGTATTTTCCTTGCAGGAAGCTATCTAGTTAAGGCTGCCATAGGAGAGAGTATCGATAACGAGACATTGGGTGGTGCTACTACCCACTGCGAAATAAGCGGTGTGACGGACTACAAAGCCAAAGATGATAAAGATGCCCTAGATAAGATCAAGCGATTGCTGGATAAGATAGGAGATTATGATAAGGCTGGATTTAGCAAGGTAAAAGCAGTAAAGCCTGGTAAAGATCCTGAAGAGCTATTTGGTGTATTGCCTCGCGAGCGTAATGCGCAATACGATATGATGGAGATTATCGAGCGCATGATTGATGCTGATACTTTTGAAGAATACAAGGCGGGTTATGGACAGACGATAATTACCGGTTATGCCCGTATCGATGGCTGGGCTGTTGGAATAGTAGCCAACCAAAGAAAAATTGTAAAAACTAAGAAAGGCGAGATGCAATTTGGTGGTGTAATCTACAGCGATAGTGCAGACAAGGCCACTAGATTTATTGCCAATTGTAATCAGAAAAAAGTACCACTCGTATTTTTACAAGATGTGACCGGTTTTATGGTAGGCTCTAAATCAGAGCACGGCGGTATAATTAAAGATGGCGCCAAAATGGTGAGCGCGGTATCAAATAGCGTTGTACCTAAATTCACCGTAGTAATTGGAAACAGCTACGGTGCAGGAAATTATGCGATGTGTGGAAAGGCTTACGATCCACGATTGATTTTTGCATGGCCAAGTGCTGAGCTTGCCGTGATGTCAGGAAACAGTGCTGCCAAAGTATTGATGCAAATCGAAAAGGCTTCTCTAGAGAAATCAGGCAACAAACTGACTGAAGAAGAAGAAAAAGAGCTCTTTGCAAAAACAAAGAATCGCTATGATGAGCAGGTGTCACCGTACTATGCTGCATCTAGAATTTGGACAGATGGAATCATCGATCCGCGGGATACAAGAAAATGGATCTCCATGGGAATCGAAGCCGCAAATCATGCTCCTATTACTAAAGACTTTAATCTGGGGGTGATACAGACATAA
- a CDS encoding aminotransferase class I/II-fold pyridoxal phosphate-dependent enzyme, with protein sequence MDYKNFKPANNIQDLQYFGEFGGVNPSISDSSTYTFLSAKTMFDTFEGNADGCYLYSRHSTPSNLYLGEALAAMEGTETANVAASGMGAITPTILHYCHAGDHVVSSRTIYGGTYAFLKNFTPRLGIQTSFVDITKLDLVEAAIRPETKIIFCECVSNPLLEIADIRKLAALAKKYNIQLLVDNTFSPLSISPAALGADVIMHSLTKFINGSSDTMGGVVCGTQELIDRLRNVNDGASMLLGASMDSLRAASILKNLRTLHIRMQQHSKNAMFLAQKFEADGFRTVYPGLKSHPGHELMTSQMNKQYGYGGMLTIDVGSLDRANALMELMQERNLGYLAVSLGFYKTLFSAPGTSTSSEIPEDEQKEMGLTDGLIRFSIGLDADIERTYELMKQCMQETLN encoded by the coding sequence GTGGATTACAAGAATTTCAAGCCGGCAAATAACATTCAAGATCTTCAATATTTCGGCGAATTCGGTGGTGTGAATCCGTCAATTTCTGATTCTTCGACCTATACTTTTTTGTCAGCTAAAACTATGTTTGACACCTTTGAAGGAAATGCAGATGGCTGTTATCTCTATTCTCGTCATTCCACACCCTCAAACCTCTATTTAGGGGAGGCGCTTGCTGCTATGGAAGGTACTGAAACCGCTAATGTCGCTGCAAGTGGTATGGGGGCGATTACCCCAACTATATTACACTATTGTCATGCAGGTGATCATGTCGTTTCCAGCCGTACTATTTATGGAGGTACTTATGCATTTCTTAAGAACTTCACACCTAGATTAGGGATTCAAACCTCTTTCGTAGATATAACAAAACTTGATCTGGTTGAAGCCGCTATACGGCCAGAAACTAAAATTATATTCTGTGAGTGCGTTAGCAATCCACTACTTGAAATTGCCGACATCCGAAAATTGGCAGCGCTTGCAAAGAAATACAACATTCAGTTATTGGTGGATAATACATTTTCACCTTTGTCCATATCTCCAGCCGCATTAGGTGCAGATGTTATCATGCACAGTCTAACAAAGTTTATTAATGGAAGCAGTGATACTATGGGAGGTGTTGTTTGCGGCACTCAAGAGCTCATAGACAGATTGCGTAATGTAAATGATGGCGCCAGCATGTTGTTGGGAGCTTCCATGGATAGCTTGCGCGCTGCCTCCATTCTTAAAAACTTAAGAACCTTGCACATACGTATGCAACAGCATAGTAAAAATGCTATGTTTCTTGCCCAAAAGTTTGAGGCAGACGGGTTTAGAACAGTTTACCCTGGGCTCAAATCGCATCCCGGCCACGAACTCATGACTTCCCAAATGAATAAGCAGTACGGCTACGGCGGGATGCTTACCATCGACGTAGGAAGTCTGGATCGTGCAAATGCTTTGATGGAATTGATGCAAGAAAGAAATCTAGGATATTTGGCGGTTAGTTTAGGGTTCTATAAAACCTTATTTTCTGCGCCAGGTACATCAACCTCCAGTGAAATTCCAGAGGACGAGCAAAAGGAAATGGGACTTACTGATGGATTGATCCGTTTTTCCATAGGTCTAGATGCAGACATTGAACGCACCTATGAGCTCATGAAGCAATGTATGCAAGAAACGTTGAATTAG
- a CDS encoding DEAD/DEAH box helicase yields the protein MTFKELGLDESILKALQDQGYENPTPIQAQSIPILLKGKDLLGVAQTGTGKTAAFAIPILQQLLEGEGPRKKRKIRTLVVTPTRELAIQIDENFTAYAKYTNIKNTVIFGGVNQTKQVYALHQGVDVLVATPGRLLDLINQKYISLADIEYFVLDEADQMLDMGFIHDIKKLLKLLPKQRQSLFFSATMPRAIVDLSKQILGDFERVTIEPKQTTAEKVEQRIYHVNKKHKTDLLVHLLEGDMNDATLVFSRTKHGANKIVKDLEKAGIKSAAIHGNKSQTARQRALGDFKDGKLQALVATDIAARGIDIDELSYVINYDLPNVPESYVHRIGRTGRAGASGLAASFCMLEERPFLKDIEKLIQTKIPVVDDHPFEFKMEDAAEPSLKKQGGNRGGNRSKRPSNNSRSSSGGNRNKSRNKNRSSSN from the coding sequence ATGACATTTAAAGAATTGGGGCTCGACGAGTCCATCCTGAAAGCTTTACAGGACCAAGGATATGAGAATCCAACACCTATTCAAGCACAATCCATTCCCATCTTATTAAAAGGCAAAGACCTCCTAGGGGTTGCACAAACGGGAACGGGTAAAACGGCAGCATTTGCCATTCCGATACTACAACAATTATTAGAAGGCGAAGGGCCTAGAAAAAAACGCAAAATAAGAACACTGGTAGTTACTCCTACAAGAGAGCTTGCCATACAGATTGATGAAAATTTCACCGCTTACGCGAAATATACCAACATCAAAAACACGGTCATATTTGGTGGTGTGAACCAGACGAAGCAAGTATATGCGTTGCACCAGGGCGTTGACGTACTCGTGGCAACTCCAGGAAGACTACTTGATTTGATCAACCAGAAATATATTTCCTTAGCAGATATCGAGTATTTCGTCCTTGATGAGGCTGATCAGATGCTGGACATGGGTTTCATCCACGATATCAAAAAGTTGTTGAAACTATTGCCTAAGCAACGTCAGTCGCTATTCTTTAGTGCAACCATGCCTAGAGCGATCGTCGATCTTTCTAAGCAAATTTTAGGAGACTTTGAGCGCGTTACTATTGAACCTAAGCAAACCACTGCTGAAAAAGTAGAACAACGCATCTACCACGTCAATAAAAAGCACAAAACCGATTTGCTAGTTCATTTGCTGGAAGGCGATATGAACGATGCTACCTTAGTTTTTTCCAGAACAAAACATGGAGCTAACAAGATCGTCAAAGACCTAGAGAAGGCGGGTATCAAAAGTGCTGCTATTCATGGTAATAAGTCACAAACGGCTCGTCAACGTGCCTTAGGTGATTTTAAAGATGGAAAATTACAAGCGCTTGTGGCCACGGATATTGCAGCCAGAGGTATTGATATCGATGAGTTATCTTACGTGATCAATTACGATTTGCCTAACGTCCCAGAATCTTATGTTCACCGCATAGGTCGTACGGGTAGAGCTGGAGCAAGCGGTCTTGCAGCAAGTTTTTGTATGCTGGAAGAACGACCATTCCTAAAGGATATTGAGAAATTGATCCAGACAAAGATTCCAGTAGTGGACGATCACCCATTTGAATTTAAAATGGAAGATGCTGCAGAACCTAGTTTGAAAAAACAAGGTGGTAATCGCGGCGGTAATCGCTCTAAGCGACCTTCTAACAACTCAAGATCTAGTTCAGGAGGCAATCGCAATAAGAGCAGAAATAAAAACAGAAGTTCTAGCAACTAA
- a CDS encoding Lrp/AsnC family transcriptional regulator — translation MFQLDPTDIKLIHLLQNDAKQTNKKLSLNLNLSVTAVFERIKKLERNGVIKNYVALIDKKKVGLGFQVFCHIKLAQHSQKHIKLFEAQVSKLDEVVECFHVSGEYDYLLKVYVRDMEHFREFMTEKLTSIEHIGSTQSSFTIKEVKNSTQVPV, via the coding sequence ATGTTTCAACTAGATCCTACAGACATCAAACTGATCCACCTATTGCAAAATGATGCAAAGCAAACCAATAAAAAGCTCTCGTTAAACCTAAATTTATCAGTGACCGCCGTATTTGAGCGTATCAAAAAATTAGAACGTAATGGCGTTATTAAGAATTACGTGGCACTGATTGATAAGAAGAAAGTCGGTTTAGGATTTCAGGTGTTTTGCCATATTAAATTAGCACAACACTCTCAAAAACACATAAAATTATTTGAAGCACAAGTTTCAAAACTTGATGAGGTTGTTGAATGCTTTCATGTGAGTGGTGAATATGATTACTTATTAAAAGTTTACGTACGAGACATGGAACATTTTAGAGAATTTATGACCGAAAAACTTACCAGCATTGAGCATATAGGCAGCACACAAAGTTCTTTTACTATCAAAGAAGTAAAGAATAGTACTCAGGTTCCTGTTTGA
- a CDS encoding peptide-methionine (S)-S-oxide reductase: protein MKRSKHIGLGGGCHWCTEAVFQQLEGVLEVKQGYIASKIPADSWSEGILLEYNPSVISLEFLIDVHLETHASTVFHHRREEYRSAIYFYNQDQCSEVEVIMSSLSRKRNKSYITQLLPFVKFKESRESIRDYYRTRPEAPFCKRYIEPKLALVQQMNSKSKRGL, encoded by the coding sequence ATGAAACGCTCCAAACATATAGGTTTAGGCGGTGGTTGCCACTGGTGTACTGAGGCTGTGTTCCAGCAATTGGAAGGGGTTCTTGAGGTCAAGCAAGGCTACATTGCCAGTAAAATTCCGGCTGATAGCTGGAGCGAAGGCATTCTTTTAGAGTATAACCCTTCGGTGATTTCACTCGAATTCTTGATTGATGTGCATTTGGAAACTCATGCCTCAACTGTGTTCCATCATCGCAGAGAGGAATATCGTAGCGCTATATATTTTTATAATCAAGACCAATGCAGTGAAGTAGAAGTGATAATGAGTTCGCTTTCGCGAAAGCGAAATAAATCCTACATCACACAACTACTGCCATTTGTGAAATTTAAGGAATCTCGAGAATCCATCAGGGATTATTACCGCACAAGGCCAGAGGCCCCTTTTTGTAAGAGGTACATCGAGCCGAAGTTGGCATTGGTTCAGCAAATGAATTCCAAGTCGAAACGAGGTCTATGA
- the pyrF gene encoding orotidine-5'-phosphate decarboxylase, translating to MTQKELSQQIKLKKSFLCVGLDIDLEKIPPHLLQEEDPMFAFAKAIIDTTHDLCVAYKPNTAFFEAYGVKGWQSLEKTIQYLNKNYPDHFTIADAKRGDIGNTSTRYAKAFFEDLNFDSVTIAPYMGKDSVEPFLEFEDKFAILLALTSNAGAFDFQTKTIDRLPLYQQVLKTTSQYKNSERLMYVVGATKAEYLQDIRKIVPDSFLLVPGVGAQGGSLEEVYKYGANDQVGLLVNSSRGIIYASQQEDFAEAARAKAMQMQVEMATLLRL from the coding sequence ATGACGCAGAAAGAACTTAGTCAACAAATAAAACTCAAAAAATCATTCCTATGCGTAGGTCTTGATATAGATCTGGAAAAGATCCCTCCACATTTGTTGCAGGAGGAAGATCCTATGTTCGCTTTCGCGAAAGCGATTATCGACACCACACACGATTTATGTGTTGCATACAAGCCAAATACCGCGTTTTTTGAAGCATACGGAGTGAAAGGCTGGCAATCGCTGGAGAAAACAATCCAATATCTCAATAAAAATTACCCAGACCACTTTACGATAGCTGATGCCAAACGCGGCGATATAGGAAATACTTCCACCCGTTACGCCAAAGCCTTTTTTGAAGACCTCAACTTTGACAGCGTTACTATTGCACCCTACATGGGAAAAGATAGCGTGGAGCCATTTTTAGAGTTTGAGGACAAGTTTGCCATCTTGCTAGCTTTAACTTCAAACGCTGGTGCCTTTGATTTTCAAACGAAAACAATTGATCGATTACCGCTTTACCAGCAAGTACTGAAAACCACCTCGCAGTACAAGAACAGCGAGCGTTTGATGTACGTAGTAGGCGCCACTAAAGCGGAATACTTGCAGGACATTAGAAAAATAGTACCTGATTCATTCCTCCTCGTTCCTGGTGTAGGCGCACAAGGCGGTAGTCTTGAGGAAGTTTATAAATATGGAGCAAACGATCAAGTGGGATTACTAGTCAACTCCTCTCGAGGTATTATCTATGCGTCACAGCAAGAAGATTTTGCTGAGGCTGCGAGAGCCAAAGCCATGCAAATGCAGGTGGAGATGGCCACGCTTCTACGATTATAA